One Pseudorhodoplanes sinuspersici DNA segment encodes these proteins:
- a CDS encoding ABC1 kinase family protein, with protein MTDSEANRFSARARRYARVGTDVGGVAARIAGARFFGIDLDRAKNAAQLAAALGGLKGPIMKVAQLLSTIPDALPQEYVAELARLQSEAPPMGWAFVKRRMMAELGADWQSKFAEFEHKPAAAASLGQVHKARAHDGTQLACKLQYPDMQSAVEADLKQLKLLFALHRRMEPAIDTSEINKEIGERIREELDYLREAKHVALYREMLSGTDLIHVPRVWPELSTARLLTLDWLEGNKLLTYKEASLEHRNRIARAMFTAWWFPFSRFGVIHGDPHLGNYSVFEENGEPGGINLLDYGCIRIFPPRFVGGVVDLYHGLRDGDDAKVVHAYETWGFKGLSRELIDILNIWARFIYGPLLDDRVRSIADGVKPGEYGRREAFRVHQALKEKGPVRVPREFVFMDRAAIGLGGVFLHLHAELNFHQLFNEAIENFSVAQVASKQAAILTQVGLVPPG; from the coding sequence ATGACGGATTCCGAAGCCAATCGCTTTTCAGCCCGCGCCCGGCGCTATGCGCGGGTAGGAACCGATGTCGGTGGTGTGGCAGCGCGGATCGCCGGTGCACGGTTCTTCGGTATTGATCTCGATCGGGCCAAAAACGCGGCACAACTGGCAGCGGCACTGGGCGGGCTGAAAGGCCCGATCATGAAGGTGGCGCAGCTTCTGTCCACCATTCCCGATGCGCTGCCGCAGGAATATGTCGCCGAACTGGCCAGACTGCAGAGCGAAGCGCCACCAATGGGCTGGGCTTTCGTCAAGCGGCGCATGATGGCGGAACTCGGCGCGGACTGGCAATCCAAATTCGCCGAATTCGAGCACAAGCCGGCGGCCGCTGCATCATTGGGGCAGGTGCATAAGGCGCGCGCGCATGACGGCACACAACTCGCATGCAAGCTGCAATATCCGGACATGCAGTCCGCGGTCGAAGCCGACCTCAAACAGCTCAAGCTCCTGTTCGCTCTGCACCGCCGAATGGAGCCGGCGATCGACACCAGCGAGATCAACAAGGAGATTGGCGAGCGCATTCGCGAGGAACTGGACTATTTGCGTGAAGCGAAACACGTCGCGCTTTATCGCGAGATGCTGTCAGGGACCGATTTGATCCATGTGCCGCGTGTATGGCCCGAGCTTTCGACAGCGCGGCTTCTGACGCTCGACTGGCTCGAAGGCAACAAGCTGCTGACCTACAAGGAGGCATCGCTCGAGCATCGCAACCGCATCGCCCGGGCAATGTTCACCGCATGGTGGTTTCCGTTCAGCCGCTTCGGAGTCATTCACGGCGATCCGCATCTTGGCAATTACAGCGTGTTCGAGGAGAACGGCGAACCGGGCGGAATCAATCTTCTCGATTATGGCTGTATCCGGATTTTCCCGCCGCGTTTCGTCGGCGGCGTGGTCGATCTCTATCATGGTCTGCGCGACGGCGACGATGCCAAGGTCGTTCACGCCTACGAGACCTGGGGCTTCAAAGGTTTGTCACGTGAATTGATCGATATCCTCAATATTTGGGCGCGCTTCATCTACGGTCCTCTGCTTGACGATCGCGTGCGCAGCATCGCCGATGGCGTCAAACCGGGCGAATATGGCCGGCGCGAAGCCTTCCGCGTGCATCAGGCGCTGAAAGAAAAGGGGCCGGTGCGCGTGCCCCGTGAATTCGTATTCATGGACCGCGCCGCCATCGGGCTCGGCGGTGTATTTCTGCACCTGCACGCTGAACTGAATTTCCACCAACTTTTCAATGAGGCGATAGAAAATTTCTCTGTAGCTCAGGTGGCGTCGAAACAGGCGGCCATACTGACGCAGGTTGGCCTTGTGCCGCCCGGTTGA
- the hpaD gene encoding 3,4-dihydroxyphenylacetate 2,3-dioxygenase — MPIRKPNFTPPFNIVRASHIEFDVRDIAKSRAFYVDCLGYLVTDEDKDSLYLRAVEERNHHSIVLRKANDASIPALGFKVASEEDLDRAAFWFAHKGFPTSFPDVPHQGRTLRTCDMFGMPLDFYFRMEQPECMLRKYAEYKGARIQRIDHINCFTPDVQASYDFYTDLGFRLTEYTETDGENGQLWAVWMHRKGNVHDLAFTNGRGPRLHHIGVWTASSLDILHICDVMASSGFLDNMERGPGRHGISNAFFLYIRDPDGHRVELFTSDYLTVDPDHEPLRWSLQDPQRQTLWGHPAPKSWFEEGSVFTGVPVREPVLEAQPIVAR, encoded by the coding sequence ATGCCCATTCGTAAACCGAATTTCACCCCGCCCTTCAACATCGTGCGCGCCAGCCATATCGAATTCGACGTGCGCGACATTGCAAAGTCACGCGCCTTCTATGTCGACTGCCTCGGCTATCTCGTCACCGACGAGGACAAGGATTCGCTGTATCTGCGCGCGGTGGAAGAGCGCAATCATCACTCGATCGTGCTGCGCAAGGCCAACGATGCCAGCATTCCGGCGTTGGGCTTCAAGGTCGCAAGCGAGGAAGATCTCGATCGCGCCGCCTTCTGGTTCGCCCATAAGGGCTTCCCGACATCGTTCCCGGATGTGCCGCATCAGGGCCGAACCTTACGCACCTGCGACATGTTCGGCATGCCGCTCGACTTCTATTTCCGGATGGAACAGCCCGAGTGCATGCTGCGCAAATATGCCGAATACAAGGGCGCGCGCATCCAGCGCATCGATCACATCAATTGCTTCACGCCGGATGTTCAGGCGTCCTACGATTTCTATACCGATCTCGGCTTCCGCCTGACCGAATATACCGAGACGGATGGCGAGAATGGTCAGCTCTGGGCGGTGTGGATGCATCGCAAGGGCAATGTGCATGACCTCGCCTTCACCAACGGCCGCGGCCCGCGCCTGCATCATATCGGCGTTTGGACCGCAAGCTCGCTCGACATCCTGCACATCTGCGATGTGATGGCGTCGTCCGGCTTTCTCGACAATATGGAGCGCGGCCCGGGACGGCACGGCATTTCCAACGCTTTCTTTCTCTATATCCGCGATCCCGACGGTCATCGCGTCGAGCTGTTCACGTCGGATTATCTGACAGTCGATCCCGACCATGAGCCCCTGCGCTGGTCGTTGCAGGACCCGCAGCGCCAGACGCTATGGGGCCATCCGGCGCCCAAGTCCTGGTTCGAGGAAGGTTCGGTATTCACTGGCGTTCCGGTCCGCGAGCCGGTGCTGGAGGCGCAGCCGATCGTGGCAAGGTAG
- a CDS encoding Re/Si-specific NAD(P)(+) transhydrogenase subunit alpha: MKIAVAAESDKAEPRVAGTPETVKKLIGLGAEVAVEPGAGVQSGILDADYTAAGATVSKDAAKNADVVLRVRRPSPEESLLYKEGALVIAIMDPYGHEVALKGLADAGLVAFAMELMPRITRAQSMDVLSSQANLAGYRAVIDAAAEYGRALPMMMTAAGTVPAAKAFVMGVGVAGLQAIATARRLGAVVTATDVRPAVKEQVQSLGAKFIAVEDDEFKQAETAGGYAKEMSKEYQAKQAELVAEHIKKQDIVITTALIPGRPAPRLITREMVASMRPGSVIIDLAVERGGNVEGARAGEVVNVNGVKIVGHNNVPGRLAASASALYAKNLLTFLDILIDKKEKKLAINWDDEIVKATALTRDGQIIHPNFQPKGAA, translated from the coding sequence ATGAAAATTGCGGTTGCTGCGGAGTCCGATAAGGCTGAGCCGCGCGTTGCCGGTACGCCTGAAACGGTCAAGAAGCTGATCGGTCTGGGGGCTGAGGTCGCTGTTGAGCCCGGCGCCGGCGTTCAGTCGGGAATCCTTGATGCCGATTACACGGCTGCCGGTGCGACGGTCTCGAAAGACGCGGCCAAGAACGCCGACGTCGTTCTGCGCGTCCGGCGTCCATCTCCTGAGGAATCGCTCCTCTACAAAGAGGGTGCGCTGGTCATCGCCATCATGGATCCTTATGGCCATGAAGTGGCGCTGAAGGGCCTGGCCGATGCCGGTCTTGTCGCGTTCGCGATGGAATTGATGCCGCGCATCACCCGTGCGCAATCCATGGACGTGCTGTCGAGCCAGGCGAATCTGGCCGGCTATCGCGCTGTGATCGATGCCGCCGCCGAATATGGCCGCGCACTGCCGATGATGATGACGGCGGCCGGCACGGTGCCCGCGGCTAAGGCATTCGTCATGGGTGTCGGCGTTGCTGGCTTGCAGGCGATCGCGACGGCGCGCCGTCTCGGCGCCGTGGTGACCGCGACCGACGTCCGTCCCGCGGTGAAGGAGCAGGTGCAGAGCCTCGGTGCGAAATTCATCGCGGTTGAGGACGACGAATTCAAGCAGGCCGAGACCGCTGGCGGCTATGCCAAGGAAATGTCGAAAGAGTATCAGGCCAAGCAGGCCGAACTTGTCGCCGAGCACATCAAGAAGCAGGATATCGTCATCACCACGGCGCTCATTCCGGGCCGTCCGGCGCCGCGGCTGATCACCAGAGAAATGGTGGCGTCGATGCGGCCGGGTTCGGTGATTATCGATCTCGCGGTCGAACGCGGTGGCAATGTTGAAGGGGCGCGGGCCGGCGAGGTCGTCAACGTCAACGGCGTGAAGATCGTCGGCCACAACAACGTGCCCGGCCGACTCGCCGCTTCGGCATCGGCGCTTTATGCGAAGAACCTTTTGACCTTCCTCGACATCCTGATCGACAAGAAAGAGAAGAAGCTTGCGATCAACTGGGACGACGAGATCGTCAAGGCGACCGCGCTGACGCGCGACGGCCAGATCATCCACCCAAATTTCCAGCCGAAGGGCGCGGCTTAA
- a CDS encoding 5-carboxymethyl-2-hydroxymuconate Delta-isomerase, with protein sequence MPHIIVEYSGNLDDSVDVPGLLSALHQAMIETGVADTAAIRTRAIRLEHFCIADRDPANGFVQITVRMREGRPAEAYQKVAENLMAAAEKSLERAFASHPLQLALEIHEITQLTLRKNTVRGKEKAA encoded by the coding sequence ATGCCGCATATCATCGTGGAATATTCAGGCAATCTGGACGATTCGGTGGACGTGCCCGGCCTGTTGAGTGCCTTGCACCAGGCGATGATCGAGACCGGGGTCGCCGATACCGCTGCCATTCGCACCCGCGCGATCCGTCTTGAGCACTTTTGCATTGCCGACCGCGATCCGGCGAACGGCTTTGTCCAGATTACCGTCCGCATGCGCGAGGGGCGGCCGGCGGAAGCGTATCAGAAGGTTGCGGAAAACCTGATGGCGGCCGCCGAAAAATCGCTCGAGCGCGCCTTTGCGTCGCATCCGCTGCAACTGGCGCTGGAAATTCACGAGATCACCCAGCTCACGCTCCGCAAGAACACCGTTCGCGGAAAAGAGAAGGCAGCATGA
- a CDS encoding aa3-type cytochrome c oxidase subunit IV produces MAEHSEVAYTTADGNDYREHERTYVAFLTLTKWAVGIVIGILLLMAYFLL; encoded by the coding sequence ATGGCTGAACACAGCGAAGTGGCCTACACAACGGCCGACGGCAATGACTACCGGGAGCACGAGCGCACCTATGTCGCTTTTCTGACCCTCACCAAATGGGCTGTCGGCATCGTCATCGGTATTCTCCTTCTGATGGCCTATTTCCTGCTTTGA
- a CDS encoding NAD(P)(+) transhydrogenase (Re/Si-specific) subunit beta — MSPNFVALLYLVAGVLFILALRGLSSPATSRQGNLFGMIGMGIAILTTLAAHPPAGAIAWLLVILGIGIGGGIGAVIARRVPMTSMPELVAAFHSLVGMAAVLVAAGALYAPEAFGIGKVGAIHGSSLVEMSLGTAIGAVTFTGSIIAFMKLSGRMSGAPIMLPARHAINIALAIGVIVLITLLARTESHMLFWLLVIASLIFGVLIIIPIGGADMPVVISMLNSYSGWAAAGIGFTLGNTALIITGALVGSSGAILSYIMCKGMNRSFISVILGGFGGEVAAAGGAQEQRPVKLGSAEDAAYIMKNASKVIIVPGYGMAVAQAQHALREMADHLKKDGVEVKYAIHPVAGRMPGHMNVLLAEANVPYDEVFELEDINSEFAQADVAFVIGANDVTNPAAEEDKSSPIYGMPVLQVWKAGTVMFIKRSLASGYAGIDNPLFYRDNTMMLLGDAKKMTESIVKAM; from the coding sequence ATGAGCCCAAACTTCGTCGCGCTGCTTTATCTCGTCGCCGGCGTTCTTTTCATTCTCGCGCTGCGCGGATTGTCGTCTCCGGCAACGAGCCGGCAGGGCAACCTGTTCGGCATGATCGGCATGGGGATCGCGATCCTCACAACGCTTGCGGCCCATCCTCCGGCCGGCGCCATTGCCTGGCTGCTGGTGATCCTCGGTATCGGCATTGGCGGCGGCATCGGTGCGGTGATCGCCCGCAGGGTGCCGATGACGTCGATGCCGGAACTGGTCGCGGCTTTCCACTCGCTGGTCGGTATGGCCGCGGTGCTGGTGGCTGCGGGCGCGCTTTATGCGCCGGAGGCCTTCGGTATCGGCAAGGTGGGAGCGATCCACGGCTCGAGTCTCGTTGAAATGTCGCTCGGCACCGCCATCGGCGCCGTCACCTTCACCGGCTCGATCATCGCCTTCATGAAATTGTCGGGCCGCATGAGCGGCGCGCCGATCATGCTGCCGGCGCGGCATGCCATCAACATCGCGCTTGCCATTGGCGTGATCGTGCTGATCACGCTGCTCGCACGCACTGAAAGCCACATGCTGTTCTGGCTGCTGGTGATCGCCTCGCTCATTTTCGGCGTGCTGATCATCATCCCGATCGGCGGCGCCGATATGCCGGTCGTGATCTCGATGCTGAATTCCTATTCGGGCTGGGCCGCGGCGGGCATCGGCTTCACACTCGGCAACACCGCGCTGATCATCACCGGCGCGCTGGTCGGCTCCTCGGGCGCGATCCTGTCCTACATCATGTGCAAGGGCATGAACCGCTCCTTCATCTCCGTCATCCTCGGCGGCTTCGGCGGCGAGGTGGCTGCGGCGGGCGGTGCGCAGGAGCAGCGGCCGGTCAAGCTCGGCTCGGCGGAAGACGCGGCCTACATCATGAAGAACGCCTCCAAGGTCATCATCGTGCCGGGCTACGGCATGGCGGTGGCGCAGGCGCAGCACGCGCTGCGCGAGATGGCCGACCATCTCAAGAAGGACGGCGTCGAGGTCAAATACGCCATTCACCCGGTCGCGGGCCGCATGCCCGGCCACATGAACGTGCTGCTGGCCGAAGCCAACGTGCCCTACGACGAGGTGTTCGAACTCGAGGACATCAATTCGGAATTCGCGCAGGCGGACGTCGCCTTTGTCATCGGCGCCAACGACGTGACCAATCCGGCCGCGGAAGAGGACAAGTCCTCGCCGATCTACGGCATGCCGGTGCTGCAGGTATGGAAGGCCGGCACCGTGATGTTCATCAAGCGCTCGCTCGCCTCCGGCTATGCCGGCATCGACAATCCGCTGTTCTATCGCGACAACACCATGATGCTGCTCGGCGATGCCAAGAAGATGACCGAGAGCATCGTCAAGGCGATGTGA
- the hpaE gene encoding 5-carboxymethyl-2-hydroxymuconate semialdehyde dehydrogenase, which yields MTTALDETMARAEGYLARFRKGTVAHLIDGKPDLGTGETFETASPIDNTAIAKVARGGAAEIDRAAKAAMKAFRTNWGRTSGEKRRAILHKIADAIVARADEIAYVECMDTGQPIRYMSKAALRGAENFRFYADRAPDAADGLSLPTETHLNYTLRQPIGPVGVITPWNTPFMLSTWKIAPALAAGCTVVHKPAEWSPLTAQLLAEICLEAGLPAGVLNVVHGFGEDAGKALTEHPDIKAIGFVGESATGSAIMRQGAATLKRVHFELGGKNPVIVFGDADIDRALDACLFMIYSLNGERCTSSSRALVDASIYDEFAKRAAERVKKIKIGHPLDPATEIGPLIHPRHVDKVLSYVNAAREAGATVAVGGGRANGGVGNFVEPTLYTHARNDMKIAQEEIFGPVLTMIPFADETEAIALANDVRYGLAGYLWTRDVGRAHRMAQALEAGMIWVNSENVRHLPTPFGGVKSSGIGRDGGDYSFDFYMETKNIAIALDNHKIPKIGAS from the coding sequence ATGACGACGGCACTCGACGAGACCATGGCCCGCGCGGAGGGATACCTCGCGCGTTTTCGCAAAGGCACCGTGGCCCATCTGATCGACGGCAAGCCGGACCTCGGCACTGGCGAAACCTTCGAGACGGCCTCGCCGATCGATAACACGGCCATTGCCAAAGTTGCGCGTGGTGGTGCAGCCGAGATCGATCGGGCCGCGAAAGCGGCGATGAAAGCGTTTCGCACCAATTGGGGCCGCACCTCCGGCGAGAAGCGCCGCGCAATCCTGCATAAAATCGCCGATGCGATCGTGGCGCGCGCCGACGAGATCGCCTATGTCGAATGCATGGATACGGGTCAGCCGATCCGTTACATGTCGAAGGCGGCCCTGCGCGGTGCGGAAAATTTCCGCTTCTATGCCGACCGCGCACCGGATGCGGCCGACGGCCTGTCGCTGCCGACCGAGACGCATCTCAATTACACCTTGCGCCAGCCGATCGGCCCCGTGGGCGTGATTACGCCGTGGAATACGCCGTTCATGCTGTCGACCTGGAAGATCGCACCTGCCCTCGCCGCCGGCTGCACGGTCGTGCACAAGCCCGCGGAATGGTCTCCCCTCACCGCGCAATTGCTGGCGGAGATCTGCCTCGAGGCCGGATTGCCGGCGGGCGTGCTCAATGTCGTCCATGGCTTCGGCGAAGACGCCGGCAAGGCGTTGACCGAACATCCCGACATCAAGGCGATCGGCTTTGTCGGTGAAAGCGCGACCGGCTCCGCCATCATGCGCCAGGGCGCGGCCACACTGAAGCGCGTGCATTTCGAACTCGGCGGCAAGAATCCGGTGATCGTGTTCGGTGATGCCGATATCGACCGCGCGCTCGATGCCTGCCTGTTCATGATCTACTCGCTCAACGGCGAGCGCTGCACATCCTCCAGCCGCGCGCTGGTGGACGCATCGATCTATGACGAATTCGCCAAGCGCGCGGCCGAACGCGTCAAGAAGATCAAGATCGGTCACCCGCTCGATCCCGCAACCGAGATCGGCCCGCTGATCCATCCGCGCCATGTCGACAAGGTGCTCAGCTACGTCAATGCCGCGCGTGAGGCCGGCGCGACGGTTGCCGTTGGCGGCGGCCGCGCCAATGGTGGTGTCGGCAATTTTGTTGAACCGACGCTCTACACGCATGCCCGCAACGACATGAAAATCGCGCAGGAAGAAATCTTCGGGCCGGTGCTGACGATGATCCCCTTCGCCGACGAAACCGAGGCGATCGCGCTCGCCAACGATGTGCGTTACGGCCTTGCCGGCTATCTGTGGACGCGTGATGTCGGCCGGGCGCATCGCATGGCGCAGGCGCTGGAGGCCGGCATGATCTGGGTGAATTCGGAAAATGTCCGCCACCTGCCGACCCCGTTCGGCGGCGTGAAATCATCCGGCATCGGCCGCGACGGCGGCGACTATTCGTTCGATTTCTACATGGAGACGAAGAATATTGCGATTGCGCTCGACAATCACAAGATTCCAAAGATTGGAGCTAGCTGA
- a CDS encoding proton-translocating transhydrogenase family protein has translation MEHVDPFVFQFSIFVMAVFVGYYVVWSVTPALHTPLMSVTNAISSVIVVGALLAVGVQIVDSGTVFARVLGFIALVFASINIFGGFLVTQRMLAMYQKKEKKQ, from the coding sequence ATGGAACACGTCGATCCTTTCGTTTTCCAGTTCTCGATTTTCGTGATGGCCGTATTCGTCGGCTATTACGTCGTGTGGTCGGTCACGCCCGCCCTGCACACGCCGCTGATGTCGGTGACCAACGCAATCTCCTCGGTGATTGTGGTTGGCGCGCTGCTGGCGGTCGGTGTGCAGATCGTGGACTCCGGTACGGTGTTTGCGCGCGTGCTCGGTTTCATCGCGCTGGTTTTCGCATCCATCAACATCTTCGGCGGCTTCCTGGTGACGCAGCGCATGCTTGCGATGTACCAGAAGAAAGAAAAGAAGCAGTGA
- the dapA gene encoding 4-hydroxy-tetrahydrodipicolinate synthase: protein MPLPLDRLKGSIPPLLTPFRNGEVDYDTYARMIEMQIREGSHGILVNGTTSEPASLTTEERNRLVTLSVEVAKGRVPIVAATGSQAIWETRILTEHAAKAGADALLIVTPYYTRPPQRGMIAYYLEVMKGIDLPWMIYHIPGRAAIDIKIDTVKELRDKSPNFVGMKHASLDLDFVTECLAVAGPDFRIFVGLEELSFPMMAIGACGLMNAVGNLRPRVLSDLCEAVWRGDLKTAQDLHHRLHGLNKAIFYDTNPIPIKYMAKRLGIIERNEHRLPMVPATPELEKRLDDVLSRAGLLTSEAAE from the coding sequence ATGCCGTTACCCCTTGATCGCCTGAAGGGTTCAATTCCGCCGCTGCTGACGCCGTTTCGAAACGGCGAGGTCGACTACGATACCTATGCTCGCATGATCGAAATGCAGATCCGGGAAGGATCGCATGGTATCCTGGTGAACGGGACCACGTCGGAACCGGCATCGCTCACGACGGAAGAACGCAACCGGCTGGTAACCTTGTCAGTCGAGGTGGCGAAGGGGCGGGTGCCGATTGTGGCCGCCACCGGCTCGCAGGCGATCTGGGAAACCCGCATTCTCACCGAGCACGCCGCCAAGGCGGGCGCCGATGCTCTGCTGATCGTGACACCCTATTACACGCGGCCGCCGCAGCGCGGCATGATCGCCTATTATCTCGAGGTGATGAAGGGCATCGATCTGCCGTGGATGATCTATCACATTCCAGGCCGCGCCGCGATCGACATCAAGATCGACACGGTCAAGGAACTGCGCGACAAATCGCCGAACTTCGTCGGCATGAAGCACGCCTCGCTCGATCTCGATTTCGTGACCGAGTGCCTGGCTGTCGCCGGGCCGGATTTCAGGATTTTCGTCGGGCTTGAGGAGTTGTCGTTCCCGATGATGGCGATCGGCGCCTGTGGACTGATGAATGCGGTCGGCAACCTGCGGCCGCGCGTCCTGTCGGATCTGTGCGAAGCGGTGTGGCGCGGCGACCTGAAGACGGCGCAGGATCTGCACCATCGCCTGCACGGTCTCAACAAGGCGATTTTCTACGACACCAATCCGATCCCGATCAAATACATGGCGAAGCGTCTCGGCATCATCGAGCGCAACGAACATCGCCTGCCGATGGTGCCGGCCACGCCGGAACTGGAAAAGCGCCTCGACGATGTGCTGTCGCGTGCGGGTCTTTTGACGAGCGAAGCTGCAGAATGA